The Thioalkalivibrio thiocyanodenitrificans ARhD 1 genome window below encodes:
- a CDS encoding GspH/FimT family pseudopilin, with product MSRKSRHGAHAAGRAEARPAGGRRSFPLPNCPFPLQGGFTLVELVTVILLLGALSVFALPRMMDRTGVDAAAFEQELRAALRHARSVASASGCDVQVRVGSGTYGVYVHGDAAGTSCGSSGFTQPVARPVQGGAYEGLVPGGVAVGSLTVTFDALGRSSGGSVNVGSRTITMSSAGYVG from the coding sequence ATGAGCCGCAAGAGTCGGCATGGCGCGCATGCCGCAGGTCGGGCTGAGGCCCGACCTGCGGGCGGACGTCGTTCATTCCCACTTCCCAATTGCCCCTTCCCACTTCAAGGGGGCTTCACCCTGGTGGAACTGGTCACCGTCATCCTGCTGCTCGGGGCGCTGAGCGTGTTTGCCCTGCCGCGCATGATGGACCGCACCGGCGTGGACGCGGCCGCCTTCGAGCAGGAGCTCAGGGCGGCGCTGCGTCATGCACGCTCGGTGGCCTCGGCCTCGGGCTGCGACGTGCAGGTGCGGGTGGGCAGCGGCACCTATGGCGTGTACGTGCACGGAGATGCCGCGGGCACTTCCTGTGGCAGCAGCGGATTTACCCAGCCCGTCGCCCGGCCGGTGCAGGGGGGCGCCTACGAGGGCCTGGTGCCCGGCGGTGTGGCCGTGGGCAGCCTGACCGTGACCTTCGACGCGCTGGGCCGCTCCAGTGGCGGCAGCGTGAACGTGGGCAGTCGGACCATCACGATGTCGAGTGCCGGTTATGTCGGTTAA
- a CDS encoding pilin, whose translation MQARQSGFTLIELIMVIVILGALAVIALPRYIDLQTQAEVASADGVYGAAQAATAINFAGNLLGVGGTAITDGATLLGAMSPAPDGWSAAAATITNNTYTITVATGETATAPAELSKDW comes from the coding sequence ATGCAGGCAAGACAAAGCGGTTTTACCCTGATCGAACTCATTATGGTGATCGTCATTCTGGGCGCCCTGGCGGTGATTGCGCTGCCGCGCTACATCGATCTGCAGACCCAGGCCGAAGTGGCCTCGGCGGATGGTGTGTACGGTGCGGCACAGGCGGCTACGGCCATCAACTTTGCCGGGAATCTGTTGGGTGTGGGCGGCACGGCGATTACTGACGGTGCGACGCTGCTGGGTGCCATGAGCCCGGCGCCCGATGGCTGGAGTGCTGCCGCCGCTACGATCACCAACAACACCTATACCATCACCGTGGCTACGGGCGAGACCGCAACAGCCCCCGCCGAGCTCAGTAAGGACTGGTGA
- a CDS encoding type II secretion system F family protein, with the protein MPRYAYRARNARGQSMEGVVEGPNDAAVAEQLAGDGLIPVEIRPAGGGVLSLNAPLRLPARRPSSAEITLLARQLYALTRAGVPIIRGLNQLADSTRNARLASTLREVVDDLESGRDLAGAMARHPDIFSPLFVSMVQVGETSGRLEEALLRVFRYLERERQTVNLIRTALRYPAFVVVAIAVAIFILMAYVIPVFAQVFERFDLDLPLATRIIIGVSNVVAAWWWLLLGLVAGAWFGFRHWTGRDDGRLWWDRQRLRFPVIGDIVLRASLSRFARAFAMASRSGVPLLQALNVVSRTADNAFIAGRILGMREGIERGETIARTAAASRVFTPLVVQMITVGEETGQVDDMLDEVAEFYESEVDYDVRRLGETIQPVLVVAVGVIVFILALGVFLPMWDLTQIAGR; encoded by the coding sequence GTGCCCCGCTACGCCTATCGAGCGCGCAACGCCCGGGGCCAGTCCATGGAAGGGGTGGTGGAAGGCCCCAATGATGCCGCCGTGGCCGAACAGCTGGCCGGCGACGGATTGATCCCCGTGGAGATTCGTCCGGCTGGCGGCGGGGTGTTGTCCCTGAACGCCCCCCTGCGGCTGCCCGCCCGCCGGCCGTCTTCTGCCGAGATCACCCTGTTGGCGCGCCAGCTCTACGCGCTCACCAGGGCCGGTGTGCCCATCATTCGCGGCCTGAACCAGCTGGCGGATTCCACCCGCAACGCGCGGCTTGCGTCGACCCTGAGGGAGGTGGTGGACGACCTGGAGTCCGGGCGCGACCTGGCCGGGGCCATGGCGCGCCACCCGGACATCTTCAGCCCCCTGTTCGTCAGCATGGTGCAGGTGGGCGAGACCTCGGGCCGCCTCGAGGAGGCGCTGCTTCGGGTGTTCCGCTACCTGGAGCGCGAACGCCAGACCGTCAACCTGATCCGCACCGCGCTGCGCTATCCCGCGTTCGTGGTGGTGGCCATCGCCGTCGCCATCTTCATCCTGATGGCCTACGTGATCCCGGTGTTCGCCCAGGTGTTCGAACGCTTCGATCTGGATCTGCCATTGGCCACCCGGATCATTATCGGGGTGTCGAATGTCGTGGCCGCCTGGTGGTGGTTGCTGCTGGGGCTTGTTGCCGGGGCCTGGTTCGGCTTCCGGCACTGGACCGGCCGCGACGACGGCCGCCTGTGGTGGGACCGCCAGCGGCTGCGTTTCCCGGTCATCGGCGACATCGTGCTGCGCGCCTCCCTGAGCCGGTTCGCCCGTGCCTTCGCCATGGCGTCGCGCTCCGGCGTGCCCCTGCTGCAGGCCTTGAACGTCGTCTCGCGCACTGCCGATAACGCCTTTATCGCCGGCAGGATCCTCGGCATGCGCGAGGGCATCGAGCGCGGCGAGACCATCGCGCGCACCGCAGCGGCCTCCCGGGTATTCACGCCGCTGGTGGTGCAGATGATCACCGTGGGCGAGGAGACCGGCCAGGTGGATGACATGCTCGACGAAGTCGCGGAGTTCTACGAGAGCGAGGTGGACTACGACGTTCGCCGTCTCGGCGAGACCATACAGCCGGTACTGGTCGTGGCAGTGGGCGTGATCGTATTTATCCTGGCATTGGGCGTGTTCCTGCCCATGTGGGATCTGACCCAGATCGCGGGACGATGA
- a CDS encoding GspE/PulE family protein produces MNTPALPETRRKVRLGDLLVENAIISAGQLEEALRTQKQTGNKLGRTLIEMGFIDEESLLELLSRQLSIPLVDLRHYRLDPELVQRLPETAARRFRCIPLSPQGDGYLVGMADPTDIFAFDEVARLLGRPVQAAIVREGDLLRIFDSVYRRTGEISGLAEELGQELAESEFDVAQLTAGDQVTDAPVVKLLQSLFEDAVQINASDIHIEPDENALRIRQRIDGVLQEQVMNEKRIANAVVLRLKLMAGLNISEKRLPQDGRFNIKVKGRNIDVRLSTMPIQHGESVVMRLLDQSSGMLELGHLGMSEQHVARLRRVLGHPSGMVLVTGPTGSGKTTTLYAALQELNIAERNIITVEDPVEYRLPRINQVQVNTRIGLDFATVLRAALRQDPDVMLVGEIRDRETAEIALRAAMTGHLVFATLHTNNAPSAAERLLDMGAQGFLLASSLRAVIAQRLVRRVCESCAEPHVPDAQQQNWLASMCGDAADIGGLRRGRGCTHCNNTGYRGRIGAYEYLEPDETMLTALRRSQMDEFVRAARANRLYRPLMSVALDYALEGLTTLDEAQRLASEVEDRQ; encoded by the coding sequence GTGAATACCCCTGCCCTCCCCGAAACCCGGCGCAAGGTTCGCCTGGGCGACCTGCTGGTGGAGAACGCCATCATCTCCGCCGGGCAGTTGGAAGAGGCCCTGAGGACCCAGAAGCAGACCGGCAACAAGCTGGGCCGCACACTTATCGAGATGGGGTTTATCGACGAGGAATCCCTGCTGGAACTGCTGTCCCGGCAGCTGTCCATTCCCCTGGTGGATCTGCGCCACTACCGCCTCGACCCGGAACTGGTTCAGCGCCTGCCGGAAACTGCGGCGCGTCGCTTCCGCTGTATCCCGCTCAGCCCGCAGGGCGACGGATACCTTGTGGGCATGGCCGATCCCACGGACATCTTTGCCTTCGACGAGGTGGCGCGCCTGCTGGGCCGGCCGGTGCAGGCCGCCATCGTGCGCGAAGGCGATCTTCTGCGCATCTTCGACTCGGTCTATCGGCGCACCGGGGAAATCAGCGGCCTGGCGGAGGAACTGGGCCAGGAACTGGCGGAGAGCGAATTCGACGTGGCGCAATTGACCGCCGGCGATCAGGTGACCGATGCGCCGGTGGTCAAGCTGTTGCAGAGTCTGTTCGAGGACGCGGTGCAGATCAACGCATCGGACATTCACATCGAGCCGGACGAGAACGCCCTGCGCATCCGCCAGCGTATCGACGGGGTGCTGCAGGAGCAGGTGATGAACGAGAAACGCATCGCCAACGCGGTGGTGCTGCGTCTGAAACTCATGGCCGGTTTGAACATCTCCGAGAAGCGCCTGCCCCAGGACGGGCGCTTCAACATCAAGGTCAAGGGCCGCAACATCGACGTGCGCCTGTCCACCATGCCCATCCAGCACGGCGAGTCGGTGGTCATGCGCCTGCTGGATCAGTCCAGCGGCATGCTGGAACTCGGCCACCTGGGCATGTCGGAGCAGCACGTGGCTCGCCTGCGCCGGGTGCTGGGCCACCCCAGCGGGATGGTGCTGGTCACGGGTCCCACCGGCAGCGGCAAGACCACGACCCTGTACGCGGCACTCCAGGAACTCAACATCGCGGAACGCAACATCATTACCGTGGAGGATCCGGTGGAATACCGCCTCCCGCGCATCAACCAGGTGCAGGTCAACACGCGCATCGGGTTGGACTTCGCCACGGTGCTGCGTGCCGCCCTGCGCCAGGATCCGGACGTCATGCTGGTGGGCGAGATACGCGACCGGGAAACCGCCGAGATCGCGTTGCGTGCCGCCATGACCGGCCACCTTGTGTTCGCCACGCTGCATACCAATAACGCACCGAGTGCCGCCGAGCGGCTCCTGGACATGGGCGCCCAGGGCTTTCTGCTGGCTTCCTCGCTGCGCGCCGTCATCGCCCAACGGCTGGTGCGCCGGGTCTGTGAATCCTGCGCCGAACCCCATGTACCGGATGCGCAGCAGCAAAACTGGCTGGCGTCCATGTGCGGCGACGCGGCGGACATCGGCGGCCTGCGGCGCGGGCGGGGCTGCACGCATTGCAACAACACCGGCTACCGGGGCCGCATCGGTGCCTACGAGTATCTGGAACCCGACGAAACCATGCTGACTGCCCTGCGCCGTTCGCAGATGGACGAGTTCGTCCGTGCCGCCCGCGCCAACCGCCTGTACCGGCCGCTCATGAGTGTGGCGCTCGACTATGCCCTGGAAGGTCTCACCACGCTGGACGAGGCTCAGCGGCTCGCCAGTGAAGTGGAGGATCGCCAGTGA
- a CDS encoding tetratricopeptide repeat protein, producing the protein MSLINDVLRDLERRHRAGGGEVLTGVHGAPAVRADRRLPWGALALLLLAAGVGYGVVSGALAGAGAGSGEAQPAPAPLAAGPVASPPPEPDPAKPLPVAVVVAEPLPVAGSSPGAVSAVRWVGVDTERHQDVMRITLRFSAAPDPQPVLVLEEGQGRLTLAGVDPVDVPPLPSAPDAGPLLALGLSVDRQAQLRFRVAPGVRTTLEQGDDGRRVTLQFHNPEAPARAAAPEPAEPGTPGAPVAAGTSAAAPRSDAAKPRVVARRSPGDHYSQALAAIRAGDVAAGEQGMRRALAAREDLHEARHALATLLAGDGRHEEAAALLIDGLEQAPGHPELTALLARIMAQQGDRAGAIRLLEAGTGDPQLLATLGALYQGQGRAAESAAAYRRALETNPSVGAWWAGLAIALESSGQPAGVPEAYRRALRFGGLDPRLDRYARERLAALEAHP; encoded by the coding sequence ATGAGCCTGATCAACGATGTACTCCGGGATCTGGAACGCCGCCACCGGGCGGGCGGCGGTGAAGTGCTGACCGGGGTCCACGGGGCGCCGGCGGTCCGCGCGGACCGCCGTCTGCCATGGGGCGCGCTGGCCCTGCTGCTGCTGGCTGCGGGTGTTGGCTACGGAGTGGTATCCGGGGCGCTGGCCGGGGCCGGGGCCGGGTCCGGCGAAGCGCAGCCTGCGCCAGCGCCGCTGGCCGCCGGGCCCGTCGCCTCGCCCCCGCCCGAACCCGATCCCGCCAAACCGCTGCCCGTGGCCGTGGTCGTGGCCGAGCCGCTGCCGGTGGCCGGCTCATCACCCGGGGCGGTGTCTGCGGTGCGCTGGGTGGGTGTGGATACCGAACGGCATCAGGACGTCATGCGCATAACCCTGCGTTTCTCCGCCGCGCCGGATCCGCAACCTGTCCTGGTGCTGGAAGAGGGTCAGGGGCGGCTCACCCTGGCGGGTGTCGATCCGGTGGATGTGCCCCCGCTGCCGTCGGCTCCGGACGCCGGCCCCCTGCTGGCGCTGGGCCTGTCCGTGGACCGGCAGGCGCAGCTGCGATTCCGTGTGGCGCCGGGTGTGCGCACCACCCTGGAGCAGGGGGACGATGGACGCCGAGTGACGTTGCAGTTTCACAACCCTGAAGCCCCGGCCCGGGCGGCGGCACCGGAGCCGGCCGAGCCAGGGACGCCGGGGGCGCCTGTCGCCGCCGGGACCTCCGCGGCGGCACCGCGATCCGATGCCGCGAAGCCCCGGGTGGTGGCGCGCAGAAGCCCCGGGGATCACTACAGTCAGGCCCTGGCCGCCATTCGTGCCGGTGATGTCGCGGCCGGGGAACAGGGCATGCGCCGGGCGCTCGCCGCCCGGGAAGACCTGCACGAGGCGCGTCACGCGCTGGCGACCCTGCTGGCCGGCGACGGGCGTCACGAGGAAGCGGCGGCCCTCCTGATTGACGGGCTCGAACAGGCGCCCGGACACCCGGAACTGACCGCCCTGCTGGCCCGGATCATGGCTCAGCAGGGAGACCGCGCGGGCGCCATCCGCCTGCTCGAGGCGGGCACCGGGGATCCGCAGCTTCTGGCAACGCTGGGGGCCCTGTATCAGGGTCAGGGGCGCGCCGCCGAATCGGCCGCCGCCTACCGCCGGGCGCTCGAAACGAATCCATCCGTGGGCGCCTGGTGGGCGGGCCTGGCCATTGCCCTGGAGAGTTCGGGACAGCCGGCGGGCGTGCCCGAGGCCTACCGGCGGGCGCTTCGCTTCGGTGGCCTGGATCCGCGTCTGGACCGCTATGCCCGTGAGCGTCTCGCGGCCCTGGAGGCCCATCCGTGA
- a CDS encoding ExeA family protein, with protein sequence MYATHFGLHTPPFRLTPDTSFYYDYRGHREALNMLLVALRSGEGFVKVTGEVGTGKTLLCRMLLNALEGERETAYLPNPCLNGNGLRSALAAELGLDCPRNLGQHHLLRRIQDRLLALAADGRFVVVCVDEAQALSDEVLEAIRLLTNLETECRKLLQVVLFGQPELDQRLARPRLRQLCQRITFSHRLEPLDGPGVARYVHHRLEVAGAPRADLLSPRALRALHRASGGIPRLVNILAHKSLLAAYGEGASRAGAGHVRRATRDTEGARAPAWTSAWAYGAMGTLGLGAGALMALGVLLQ encoded by the coding sequence ATGTACGCGACCCACTTCGGCTTGCACACACCGCCCTTCCGGCTGACGCCGGATACGTCGTTCTATTACGACTACCGGGGCCACCGGGAAGCGCTCAACATGCTCCTGGTGGCGCTGCGTTCCGGCGAGGGTTTCGTCAAGGTCACCGGCGAGGTGGGCACTGGCAAGACGCTGCTTTGCCGCATGCTGCTCAACGCCCTGGAAGGCGAGCGCGAGACCGCCTACCTCCCCAATCCCTGCCTCAACGGCAACGGCCTGCGCTCGGCGCTGGCCGCGGAACTGGGCCTCGACTGCCCCCGCAATCTGGGTCAGCACCATCTGCTCCGGCGCATCCAGGACCGCCTGCTTGCGCTGGCCGCCGACGGCCGTTTCGTGGTGGTCTGCGTGGACGAGGCCCAGGCCCTGAGCGACGAGGTGCTGGAAGCGATCCGCCTGCTGACCAACCTGGAGACCGAGTGTCGCAAGCTGCTCCAGGTGGTTTTGTTCGGACAACCGGAACTCGATCAGCGGCTCGCGCGGCCCCGCCTGCGTCAGTTGTGCCAGCGCATCACCTTCAGCCACCGGCTGGAGCCCCTGGACGGCCCCGGCGTGGCCCGATATGTGCATCATCGGCTGGAGGTGGCCGGTGCCCCGCGGGCGGATCTCCTCTCCCCGCGGGCCCTGCGGGCCCTGCACCGCGCCTCGGGCGGGATTCCGCGGCTGGTGAACATACTCGCCCACAAGTCCCTGCTGGCAGCCTATGGCGAGGGCGCCTCGCGGGCCGGGGCGGGTCATGTGCGCCGCGCCACCCGTGACACCGAGGGTGCCCGGGCGCCCGCCTGGACCTCCGCCTGGGCATACGGGGCCATGGGGACGCTGGGTCTGGGTGCCGGGGCCCTCATGGCCCTGGGGGTATTACTGCAATGA
- the mshL gene encoding pilus (MSHA type) biogenesis protein MshL encodes MRVPLLVRIPLLGLVLLVLAACATTPATAPAPPEPAPGPASTPPQPPPGVTDALLPPMRLPAPRHDEPLFDIDVAEVEARAFFMGLVRDSDYNMVVHPSVTGTISLTLSDVTIPEVMEVVRQVYGYEYELTRNGFLVMPARLQSRIFHVNYLNLRRDGESQTRVSSGEALREPDGHRSDPGVISGPRTTAEAYGSRVRTSTQSDFWRELSDALVAIVGDGEGRSVVVTPQSSLVLVRGLPSELREAEAYLSDVQNSMNRQVILEAKVIEVELSDGFQAGINWAGLTTGSRSGLLAGQGGGGDFPENPNSTRIIDLIDPESGAFRPFDRDTGIAANPFGGIFSAALYYRDFSAFIELLESQGDVHVLSSPRVSTVNNQKAVIKVGTDEFFVTDISATTVVGTAATTSPNVTLTPFFSGIALDVTPQISPEGDVILHIHPAVSEVVDQRKDLTLGGETQSVPLALSTVRESDSIVRARSGQIVVIGGMMQESRENMRGQVPWLGDVPVLGRLFRQQRRMTRKTELVILLRPVVVDHDGVWDGARDVGSERMRELIRGQGFH; translated from the coding sequence GTGAGAGTTCCATTATTGGTCCGTATTCCATTGCTGGGTCTGGTGCTGCTCGTGCTGGCCGCCTGTGCCACCACGCCCGCCACGGCACCTGCGCCGCCCGAGCCGGCCCCCGGGCCCGCGAGTACGCCGCCGCAGCCGCCCCCGGGGGTGACCGACGCCCTGCTGCCGCCCATGCGCCTGCCGGCGCCCCGGCACGACGAGCCGTTGTTCGACATCGACGTCGCCGAGGTGGAGGCGCGCGCGTTCTTCATGGGCCTGGTGCGGGACAGCGACTACAACATGGTGGTCCACCCGTCGGTGACCGGCACCATCAGTCTGACGCTGTCCGACGTGACCATCCCCGAGGTGATGGAGGTGGTGCGTCAGGTCTACGGCTACGAGTACGAACTCACCCGCAACGGCTTCCTGGTCATGCCGGCGCGGCTGCAGTCGCGTATTTTTCACGTGAACTACCTGAACCTGCGAAGGGACGGCGAATCCCAGACCCGGGTCAGTTCCGGCGAGGCCCTGCGCGAACCGGACGGCCATCGGAGTGATCCGGGCGTGATCAGCGGTCCGCGCACCACGGCCGAGGCTTATGGCAGCCGGGTGCGTACGTCCACGCAGTCGGATTTCTGGCGTGAGCTGAGTGATGCGCTGGTCGCCATCGTCGGTGACGGAGAGGGTCGCAGCGTGGTGGTGACCCCTCAGTCCAGCCTGGTGCTGGTGCGCGGCCTGCCCTCGGAACTGCGAGAGGCCGAGGCCTACCTGTCCGACGTGCAGAACAGCATGAACCGGCAGGTGATCCTGGAGGCCAAGGTGATCGAGGTGGAGCTCTCCGACGGTTTCCAGGCAGGCATCAACTGGGCGGGCCTGACCACCGGCAGCCGAAGCGGGCTGTTGGCCGGCCAGGGCGGTGGGGGAGACTTTCCGGAGAACCCGAACAGCACCCGCATCATTGACCTGATCGATCCGGAATCCGGGGCGTTCAGACCGTTCGACCGCGATACGGGCATCGCGGCCAATCCGTTCGGGGGCATCTTCTCGGCGGCGCTTTACTACCGCGATTTCTCCGCCTTCATCGAACTGCTGGAATCCCAGGGCGACGTGCATGTACTGTCCAGCCCCAGGGTCTCCACGGTGAACAACCAGAAGGCGGTGATCAAGGTGGGCACCGACGAATTCTTCGTCACCGACATCTCGGCCACCACGGTGGTGGGAACAGCCGCCACCACTTCCCCCAACGTGACCCTCACACCGTTCTTCTCGGGTATCGCCCTGGACGTCACCCCGCAGATCAGCCCCGAAGGCGATGTGATCCTGCATATCCATCCCGCGGTCAGCGAAGTCGTGGACCAGCGCAAGGACCTGACTCTGGGCGGGGAGACGCAGTCGGTACCGCTGGCGCTGTCCACGGTGCGTGAATCCGACAGCATCGTGCGTGCCCGCAGCGGCCAGATCGTGGTGATCGGCGGCATGATGCAGGAGTCCAGAGAGAACATGCGCGGCCAGGTGCCGTGGCTGGGTGACGTTCCCGTACTGGGGCGCCTCTTTCGCCAGCAGCGGCGCATGACCCGCAAGACCGAACTGGTGATCCTGCTGCGTCCCGTGGTGGTGGATCACGACGGCGTATGGGATGGCGCCCGGGACGTGGGCTCCGAGCGCATGCGTGAGCTGATTCGCGGTCAGGGGTTTCACTAG
- the pilM gene encoding type IV pilus biogenesis protein PilM has translation MQESGGEVRIGRARPAVGLCWGAQLGFSVVDIREGRWRLRASHSEALADDPDIRTRALSRWVSRERLRRCPAVLTLAPGTYHLTKMERPAVPPDELAAAVRWRVREALDYPLEEAVTDVFEVPAQGGAARPPLVYVVAARAAPLREMVAVARAAGLRPWKIDVAELALRNLVELDEAGAETVAAVYLMPDRGIIQITRGDVLYLSRNLEYGLEALARADLHERVALELQRTMDYYDSHFGAAPVKHLLVMPGGGVALGLAESVGGSLGLAARVWEAGPHMPEGARSPELTSDALLALGGALNPPGGHA, from the coding sequence ATGCAGGAGTCCGGGGGAGAGGTGCGAATCGGCCGCGCGAGGCCGGCCGTGGGCCTGTGCTGGGGGGCGCAACTGGGGTTCAGTGTGGTGGATATCCGCGAGGGCCGGTGGCGCTTGCGCGCAAGCCACAGCGAAGCCCTGGCGGACGACCCCGATATCCGCACGCGAGCGCTCTCGCGCTGGGTTTCCAGGGAGCGCCTGCGGCGCTGTCCGGCAGTACTCACCCTGGCGCCGGGCACCTACCATCTCACCAAGATGGAGCGCCCGGCGGTGCCTCCCGATGAGTTGGCCGCCGCGGTCCGCTGGCGTGTGCGCGAGGCGCTGGATTATCCCCTGGAGGAGGCCGTCACCGACGTTTTCGAGGTGCCTGCCCAGGGGGGCGCTGCCCGCCCGCCGCTGGTGTACGTGGTGGCGGCCCGGGCGGCGCCCCTGCGCGAGATGGTGGCGGTTGCCCGAGCGGCAGGGCTGCGCCCCTGGAAGATCGACGTGGCCGAACTGGCCCTGCGCAACCTGGTGGAACTGGATGAAGCCGGTGCCGAGACGGTGGCCGCCGTCTACCTTATGCCCGACCGGGGGATCATCCAGATCACCCGGGGCGACGTCCTGTACCTGTCGCGAAATCTTGAGTACGGACTTGAGGCACTGGCCCGCGCCGACCTCCATGAACGGGTCGCGCTGGAGCTGCAGCGCACCATGGACTACTACGACAGCCACTTCGGCGCTGCACCGGTCAAACACCTGCTGGTGATGCCCGGGGGCGGGGTCGCCTTGGGGCTGGCCGAGTCCGTGGGTGGCAGCCTGGGGCTTGCGGCCCGGGTCTGGGAGGCCGGCCCGCACATGCCGGAGGGCGCCCGCTCACCTGAGTTGACCAGCGATGCCCTGCTCGCCCTGGGCGGTGCCCTGAATCCTCCGGGAGGGCACGCATGA
- a CDS encoding dihydroorotate dehydrogenase: protein MSAKAPKRDPLAIDFCGLQFATPLVLLSGCVGFGEEYTRVAGFSNRDAGAVCLKGTTGQPRLGNQPHRVFETPQGMLNAIGLQNPGVDRVVEEILPTLDFDETRFIANVSGSTIEEYIQVTRRFDASPVDAIEINISCPNVKEGGVAFGNDPDMSARVVAACRQVTDKPLITKLSPNQTDIAENARRCIEAGTDAFAVINTLMGMAIDAESREAVIGNNQGGLSGPAIKPIALLKVHQVFQVARPHGVPIIGQGGVVSATDALEFLIAGASAVGVGTALFYDPLVCKSINNGIRGYLQRHGLEHVDQLVGTLALNGSAKVCRDAGTGG, encoded by the coding sequence ATGTCGGCAAAGGCTCCCAAACGCGACCCGCTGGCCATCGACTTCTGCGGTCTGCAGTTCGCCACTCCGCTGGTGCTGCTCTCCGGGTGTGTAGGCTTCGGCGAGGAGTATACGCGGGTGGCCGGGTTCTCCAACCGTGACGCGGGCGCCGTGTGCCTGAAGGGCACCACCGGGCAGCCGCGCCTGGGCAACCAGCCGCACCGGGTGTTCGAGACGCCACAGGGGATGCTCAACGCCATCGGCCTGCAGAATCCCGGGGTGGACCGGGTGGTGGAGGAGATTCTCCCCACGCTGGATTTTGACGAAACCCGTTTCATCGCCAACGTGTCCGGCTCCACCATCGAGGAGTACATCCAGGTCACGCGCCGCTTCGACGCCTCGCCCGTCGATGCCATCGAGATCAACATCTCCTGCCCTAACGTGAAGGAGGGCGGCGTGGCCTTCGGCAACGACCCGGACATGTCCGCCCGGGTGGTGGCCGCCTGCCGCCAGGTGACGGACAAGCCGCTGATCACCAAGCTCTCCCCCAATCAGACCGACATCGCCGAGAACGCAAGGCGCTGCATCGAGGCCGGCACCGACGCGTTCGCGGTGATCAACACCCTCATGGGCATGGCCATCGACGCGGAATCCCGGGAGGCGGTGATCGGCAACAACCAGGGCGGCCTGTCGGGCCCGGCCATCAAGCCCATCGCGCTGCTCAAGGTGCACCAGGTCTTCCAGGTGGCGCGCCCCCACGGCGTGCCCATCATCGGCCAGGGCGGCGTGGTCTCGGCGACGGATGCGCTGGAATTCCTTATCGCCGGCGCCTCGGCCGTGGGCGTGGGCACGGCGCTGTTCTACGACCCGCTGGTCTGCAAGTCCATCAACAACGGCATTCGCGGCTATCTCCAGCGCCACGGGCTGGAGCACGTGGATCAATTGGTGGGGACGCTGGCCCTGAACGGTTCGGCGAAGGTATGCAGGGACGCGGGCACCGGGGGATGA
- the trmL gene encoding tRNA (uridine(34)/cytosine(34)/5-carboxymethylaminomethyluridine(34)-2'-O)-methyltransferase TrmL gives MFDVVLFQPEIAPNTGNIMRLCANTGCRLHLIRPLGFSLDESRLRRAGLDYRDSAQVSEYDSLEAFAAAIQPVRLFALTTRAERPHSAPAFHRGDAFLFGPETRGLPQDVLDTLPAEQRLRIPMVPGSRSLNLSNAVAVVVYEAWRQAGFAGLSK, from the coding sequence ATGTTTGACGTGGTCCTCTTTCAACCGGAGATCGCGCCCAATACGGGCAACATCATGCGCCTGTGTGCCAACACGGGCTGCCGCCTGCACCTGATCCGGCCGCTGGGCTTCTCGCTGGACGAGTCCAGGCTCAGGCGCGCCGGGCTGGATTACCGCGACAGCGCTCAGGTGTCAGAGTATGACAGCCTGGAGGCCTTCGCGGCAGCCATCCAACCGGTGCGACTCTTCGCGCTGACGACCCGTGCCGAACGCCCCCACTCGGCACCGGCATTCCACCGGGGCGACGCGTTCCTCTTCGGCCCGGAGACCCGCGGCCTGCCGCAGGACGTGCTGGACACGCTCCCCGCGGAGCAGCGGCTGCGCATCCCCATGGTGCCCGGAAGCCGCAGCCTGAACCTGTCCAATGCGGTGGCGGTGGTGGTGTACGAGGCGTGGCGACAAGCCGGCTTCGCCGGCTTGTCGAAGTAA